Proteins encoded by one window of Carassius auratus strain Wakin chromosome 8, ASM336829v1, whole genome shotgun sequence:
- the LOC113107494 gene encoding breakpoint cluster region protein-like isoform X2: MGKKEQMQDSEEHYGGIKPVSSKLMKEELISICAVEEEEKQEEEEVDIGLRRGPSTGARLWGRVRSTLLRQKLDPQALQGKDWQRTVISMNGIEVKLSMRFTSREFSLKRMPSRKQSGVFGVKIGAVTKREHSKVPLIVRQCVEEIERRGMEEVGIYRVSGVATDIQALKAAFEANNKDVSVMMSEMDVNAIAGTLKLYFRELPEPLFTDELYTNFTEGIALSDSVAKESCMLNLLLSLPEPNLLTFLFLLDHLKRVAENEIVNKMSFHNLATVFGPTLLRPSEKDSKIPANPTQPISMSDSWSLEVMSQVQVLLYFLQLETIPTPDSKRQSMLFSTEV; encoded by the exons ATGGGAAAAAAGGAGCAGATGCAGGATAGTGAAGAGCATTATGGTGGAATAAAGCCTGTGAGCAGTAAACTGATGAAGGAGGAGTTGATTAGCATCTGTGCggtggaggaagaggagaaacaggaggaggaggaggtggacaTTGGCCTCAGGAGGGGTCCCAGCACTGGGGCTCGACTCTGGGGTAGAGTTCGCAGTACCCTTCTCAGGCAGAAG CTGGATCCTCAGGCGCTGCAGGGTAAAGACTGGCAGAGGACAGTTATCAGCATGAATGGG ATTGAGGTCAAGCTGTCGATGCGGTTTACCAGCAGAGAGTTCAGTCTGAAGAGGATGCCGTCCAGGAAACAGTCCGGAGTGTTTGGAGTCAAAATCGGGGCTGTTACTAA ACGGGAGCACTCCAAAGTGCCTCTTATTGTGAGACAGTGTGTAGAAGAAATTGAGCGCAGAGGGATGGAGGAAGTGGGCATCTATCGCGTCTCTGGTGTGGCCACAGACATCCAGGCCCTAAAAGCTGCCTTTGAGGCCA ATAATAAAGATGTTTCAGTTATGATGAGTGAGATGGACGTGAATGCCATCGCTGGAACGCTGAAGCTTTACTTCAGAGAGCTTCCTGAGCCCCTCTTCACCGACGAACTCTACACAAATTTCACTGAAGGCATTG CATTATCAGACAGTGTGGCAAAGGAAAGCTGTATGCTCAATTTGTTGCTCTCTCTACCTGAACCCAACCTCCTGACCTTCCTGTTTCTACTGGACCATCTGAAGAG GGTTGCTGAGAATGAGATCGTCAACAAGATGTCCTTCCACAATCTCGCCACAGTATTCGGCCCGACCCTCCTTCGCCCCTCTGAAAAGGACAGTAAAATTCCAGCCAATCCCACGCAGCCGATCTCTATGAGTGACAGCTGGTCTCTTGAGGTTATGTCTCAG GTCCAGGTATTACTGTACTTCCTGCAGCTGGAGACGATCCCTACTCCGGATAGTAAACGGCAGAGTATGCTTTTCTCCACGGAGGTTTGA